The proteins below come from a single Serratia fonticola genomic window:
- the nrdI gene encoding class Ib ribonucleoside-diphosphate reductase assembly flavoprotein NrdI: MDPLVYFSSSSENTHRFVEKLALPAIRIPIAGSKKVLMDHPYILIVPSYGGGSSVGAVPIQVIRFLNDPQNRGYLRGVIAAGNTNFGAAYGIAGDIIAKKCQVPVLYRFELLGTTQDVAIVQQGVTAFWQRQN, from the coding sequence ATGGATCCGCTGGTCTACTTCTCCAGCAGTTCGGAGAACACCCACAGATTCGTTGAGAAGCTGGCACTGCCAGCGATACGCATCCCGATCGCTGGCAGTAAAAAAGTACTGATGGATCACCCTTATATCCTGATCGTACCCAGTTATGGCGGCGGCAGCAGCGTCGGTGCCGTACCGATCCAGGTGATCCGTTTTCTCAATGATCCGCAAAATCGCGGTTACCTGCGTGGTGTGATTGCCGCAGGTAACACCAATTTCGGCGCAGCGTATGGCATCGCCGGTGACATCATCGCCAAAAAATGCCAGGTACCGGTGCTTTATCGTTTTGAGCTACTCGGCACTACACAAGACGTCGCTATCGTTCAACAGGGAGTCACCGCATTTTGGCAACGACAGAACTGA
- the nrdE gene encoding class 1b ribonucleoside-diphosphate reductase subunit alpha — protein MATTELTRPASATLDYHSLNAMLNLYDAEGRIQFDKDRLAARQYFLQHVNQNTVFFHNLAEKLRYLVDEGYYEATVLEQYEFAFIKQLFQQAYAKKFRFETFLGAFKYYTSYTLKTFDGQRYLERYEDRVCMVALRLAAGDTALAQDLVEEIISGRFQPATPTFLNCGKQQRGELVSCFLLRIEDNMESIGRAVNSALQLSKRGGGVAFLLSNIREVGAPIKRIENQSSGVIPIMKMLEDAFSYANQLGARQGAGAVYLHAHHPDILRFLDTKRENADEKIRIKTLSLGVVIPDITFELAKNNEEMYLFSPYDVQQVYGVPLSEISVSEKYREMVDDKRIRKSRINAREFFQLLAEIQFESGYPYMMFEDTVNRSNPIAGRINMSNLCSEILQVNSASRYHQDLSYAEIGKDISCNLGSLNIAKVMDAPDFGKAVETAIYGLTAVADMSDIGSVPSIAAGNQASHAIGLGQMNLHGYLARERIFYGSDEGIDFTNIYFYTVTYHALLASNRLAIARGSSFTGFEDSTYASGEYFSKYIEQAWQPKTARMRELFANANIAIPGREEWLALRAAVMMHGLYNQNLQAVPPTGSISYINNSTSSIHPIVSRIEIRKEGKIGRVYYPAPYMTNDNLEYYQDAYEIGPEKIIDTYAAATQHVDQGLSLTLFFRDTATTRDINRAQIYAWRKGIKTIYYIRLRQMALEGTEVQGCVSCAL, from the coding sequence TTGGCAACGACAGAACTGACCAGGCCCGCCAGCGCCACGCTGGATTACCATTCGCTCAACGCGATGCTCAACCTTTACGACGCCGAAGGGCGCATCCAGTTCGATAAGGATCGGCTGGCCGCCAGGCAATACTTTTTGCAGCACGTGAACCAAAACACCGTGTTCTTCCACAACCTGGCGGAAAAATTGCGCTATCTGGTGGATGAGGGATATTACGAAGCGACGGTGCTGGAGCAGTATGAGTTCGCCTTTATCAAGCAGCTGTTCCAACAGGCTTATGCCAAGAAATTCCGCTTCGAGACCTTCCTCGGCGCCTTCAAGTATTACACCAGCTATACGCTGAAAACCTTCGATGGCCAGCGCTATCTGGAACGCTATGAAGACCGGGTGTGCATGGTGGCGTTGCGGCTGGCAGCGGGTGATACCGCTCTGGCGCAGGATCTGGTGGAAGAGATCATCTCCGGGCGCTTCCAACCCGCGACGCCCACCTTCCTCAACTGCGGTAAACAGCAGCGTGGCGAGCTGGTTTCCTGCTTCCTGCTACGTATTGAAGACAATATGGAGTCGATTGGCCGCGCGGTGAATTCGGCACTGCAACTCTCCAAACGCGGCGGCGGTGTGGCCTTTCTGCTGAGCAATATCCGCGAGGTTGGTGCGCCGATCAAGCGCATTGAGAACCAGTCTTCCGGGGTGATCCCGATAATGAAAATGCTGGAAGATGCCTTTTCTTACGCCAATCAGCTGGGGGCACGCCAAGGGGCCGGGGCGGTATATCTGCACGCTCATCACCCCGATATTCTGCGCTTCCTGGATACCAAGCGGGAAAATGCCGACGAAAAAATCCGCATCAAAACCCTGTCGCTGGGGGTGGTGATCCCGGATATCACCTTCGAGCTGGCAAAGAATAACGAAGAGATGTACCTGTTCTCTCCTTACGACGTGCAGCAGGTGTATGGCGTGCCGCTGTCTGAGATTAGCGTCAGCGAAAAATACCGTGAGATGGTGGATGACAAGCGCATCCGCAAATCTCGCATCAACGCCCGTGAGTTTTTCCAACTGCTGGCGGAGATCCAGTTCGAATCCGGTTATCCGTACATGATGTTTGAAGATACGGTCAACCGCAGCAATCCGATCGCCGGGCGCATTAATATGAGCAACCTGTGCTCGGAGATCCTGCAGGTCAACAGCGCCAGCCGTTATCATCAGGATCTGAGCTATGCCGAGATCGGCAAAGATATCTCCTGCAACCTGGGTTCGCTGAACATTGCCAAAGTCATGGATGCCCCCGATTTCGGCAAGGCGGTGGAAACCGCGATCTACGGGCTGACGGCGGTAGCGGATATGAGCGATATCGGCTCGGTGCCGTCTATCGCCGCCGGGAATCAGGCCTCCCATGCCATCGGCCTCGGCCAGATGAATCTGCACGGCTATCTGGCGCGCGAACGCATCTTCTACGGTTCGGACGAAGGGATCGATTTCACCAATATCTATTTCTACACCGTGACCTACCACGCCCTGCTCGCCTCCAACCGGCTGGCAATAGCGCGCGGCAGCAGTTTTACCGGTTTCGAGGACTCCACCTACGCCAGCGGAGAGTATTTCAGCAAATACATCGAGCAGGCGTGGCAGCCAAAAACCGCGCGGATGCGTGAGCTGTTCGCCAACGCCAATATCGCCATACCTGGGCGTGAGGAATGGTTGGCATTGCGCGCTGCGGTGATGATGCACGGGCTGTATAACCAGAACCTGCAGGCGGTGCCGCCTACCGGCTCCATCTCCTACATCAATAACTCGACCTCCAGCATCCATCCGATCGTCTCACGCATCGAGATCCGCAAGGAGGGCAAGATTGGCCGGGTCTATTACCCTGCCCCTTACATGACCAACGACAACCTGGAGTATTACCAGGACGCCTACGAAATTGGCCCGGAAAAGATCATCGATACCTACGCCGCCGCCACGCAGCATGTGGATCAGGGGCTGTCGCTGACGCTGTTCTTCCGCGATACCGCCACCACCCGCGATATTAACCGCGCGCAAATCTACGCCTGGCGTAAAGGTATCAAGACCATTTATTACATCCGCCTGCGCCAGATGGCGTTGGAAGGGACTGAGGTGCAGGGCTGCGTGTCCTGCGCGCTGTGA
- the nrdF gene encoding class 1b ribonucleoside-diphosphate reductase subunit beta, whose protein sequence is MTMRRVQAINWNKIDDDKDLEVWNRLTSNFWLPEKVPLSNDIPSWATLSAKEQQLTIRVFTGLTLLDTIQNTVGAPALIADSITPHEEAVYSNISFMEAVHARSYSSIFSTLCQTRDVDEAYRWSEENATLQKKASIILAHYRSDDPLLKKVASVFLESFLFYSGFYLPMYWSSRAKLTNTADLIRLIIRDEAVHGYYIGYKFQKGLEQASPARRQQVKNFAFDLLQDLYDNEVRYTEELYDGVGWTEEVKTFLHYNANKALMNLGYEALFPPAMAQVDPAILSALSPNADENHDFFSGSGSSYVMGKAVNTEDEDWAF, encoded by the coding sequence ATGACAATGCGACGAGTGCAGGCCATCAACTGGAACAAGATTGATGACGACAAGGATCTGGAGGTGTGGAACCGCCTGACCAGCAACTTCTGGCTGCCGGAAAAGGTGCCGCTGTCGAACGATATTCCGTCCTGGGCCACGCTGAGCGCCAAGGAGCAACAGCTTACCATCCGCGTATTTACCGGGCTGACGCTGCTGGATACCATCCAGAATACCGTTGGCGCTCCGGCGCTGATCGCCGATTCCATCACCCCGCACGAAGAGGCGGTGTATTCCAACATCAGCTTTATGGAGGCGGTACACGCCCGTTCCTACAGTTCGATATTCTCCACCCTATGCCAAACCCGGGATGTCGATGAGGCTTACCGTTGGAGTGAGGAAAACGCCACGCTGCAGAAAAAAGCCAGCATCATTCTGGCGCACTATCGCAGCGACGATCCGCTGTTGAAAAAGGTCGCCAGCGTGTTTCTGGAGTCGTTCCTGTTCTATTCCGGCTTTTACCTGCCCATGTACTGGTCGAGCCGGGCCAAGCTGACCAACACCGCCGATCTGATCCGCCTGATCATTCGCGACGAGGCGGTGCATGGCTACTATATCGGTTACAAGTTCCAGAAAGGCCTTGAGCAGGCCAGCCCGGCCCGCCGCCAGCAGGTGAAGAACTTTGCCTTCGATTTGTTGCAGGATCTGTACGACAACGAGGTGCGTTATACCGAAGAGCTCTACGACGGAGTGGGCTGGACGGAAGAGGTCAAAACCTTCCTGCACTATAACGCCAACAAGGCGCTGATGAATCTGGGCTACGAGGCGCTGTTCCCACCGGCAATGGCACAAGTGGATCCGGCGATCCTGTCGGCGCTGTCCCCTAACGCCGATGAGAACCACGATTTCTTCTCCGGTTCCGGCTCTTCCTACGTAATGGGCAAAGCGGTGAATACCGAGGATGAGGACTGGGCGTTCTAA
- a CDS encoding 2-hydroxycarboxylate transporter family protein, which translates to MSTTDDSYLVAKDKTADIPLREKWWHILDNYKIGIIPLPFFVLAGVLILLDCLAGKLPSDIVVMVATLAFFGFACGEFGKRLPLVGKMGAAAICATFIPSALVHYGLLPDVVVESTTKFYKSTNILYLYICCIIVGSIMSMNRQVLIQGFLRIFVPMLCGEVAGMLVGMAVGMALGLDPFQIFFFLILPIMAGGVGEGAIPLSMGYAAILHMEQGVALGRILPIVMLGSLTAIVIAGLLNQLGKRYPHLTGEGSLMPNKQGDSEVAATEKLSGNVDVATIACGALLAILLYMVGMLLHRLIGLPAPVGMLFAAVAVKLAHGVSPRIQQGSQVVYKFFRTAVTYPILFAVGVAITPWQELVDAFTVQNLIVIVATVSTLVATGFLVGKKIGMHPIDVAIVSCCQSGQGGTGDVAILTAGNRMSLMPFAQIATRIGGAINVSLSLLVLSHFY; encoded by the coding sequence ATGAGCACAACCGATGATTCCTACCTCGTTGCCAAAGATAAAACTGCCGATATTCCGCTGCGTGAGAAGTGGTGGCATATTCTGGATAATTACAAAATAGGGATTATACCGCTGCCCTTCTTCGTGCTGGCCGGAGTGCTGATCCTGCTCGATTGCCTGGCAGGGAAATTACCCAGCGATATCGTGGTGATGGTGGCGACGCTGGCGTTCTTCGGCTTTGCCTGCGGTGAGTTTGGCAAGCGCCTGCCGCTGGTGGGGAAAATGGGGGCTGCCGCCATCTGCGCCACCTTTATTCCGTCCGCACTGGTGCACTATGGTTTGCTGCCGGACGTGGTGGTTGAATCCACCACCAAATTCTACAAGTCGACCAATATTCTTTATCTCTACATCTGCTGCATCATCGTCGGCAGCATTATGAGCATGAACCGCCAGGTACTGATCCAGGGTTTCCTGCGTATCTTTGTGCCGATGTTGTGCGGTGAAGTGGCCGGAATGCTGGTCGGGATGGCGGTGGGCATGGCGTTGGGCCTGGATCCGTTCCAGATCTTCTTCTTCCTGATCTTGCCGATCATGGCCGGTGGCGTAGGGGAAGGGGCGATCCCATTATCGATGGGCTATGCCGCCATTTTGCATATGGAGCAGGGCGTAGCCTTGGGGCGTATCCTGCCGATCGTGATGTTGGGCAGCCTGACGGCGATCGTGATTGCTGGCCTGCTGAACCAATTGGGGAAACGCTATCCACACCTTACCGGCGAAGGCAGCCTGATGCCGAACAAGCAGGGCGATAGCGAGGTCGCAGCAACGGAGAAACTGAGCGGTAACGTGGATGTCGCTACTATCGCCTGTGGCGCGCTGCTGGCCATCCTGCTGTATATGGTGGGCATGTTGTTACACCGGCTGATCGGCTTGCCGGCCCCGGTGGGGATGCTGTTTGCCGCAGTGGCGGTGAAGTTGGCACATGGCGTTTCGCCACGCATTCAGCAAGGATCGCAGGTGGTGTATAAATTCTTCCGCACTGCCGTCACCTACCCGATCCTGTTTGCCGTGGGCGTAGCCATCACGCCGTGGCAAGAGTTGGTGGATGCCTTCACCGTGCAGAACCTGATTGTGATCGTTGCCACGGTAAGCACGCTGGTGGCCACTGGTTTCCTGGTTGGCAAGAAGATCGGTATGCATCCGATCGACGTGGCCATTGTTTCCTGCTGCCAGAGCGGGCAAGGCGGAACCGGTGACGTGGCGATCCTGACGGCGGGCAACCGGATGTCGCTGATGCCCTTTGCCCAGATCGCAACGCGCATCGGCGGGGCGATCAACGTTTCGCTGTCGCTGCTGGTGCTATCGCATTTCTATTGA
- a CDS encoding ATP-binding protein, translating into MHIKLSFHIKLFLCLVAFSCVLLTLIGGYTYYKLDAQLHRDLGARAQVQAREIALIPSLVTAVENNDTQYIAALMKKIRASSDASYIVIGDSHTMHLYHSEHADRLGTPMVGGDNKEVLEGKSIISIRNGGIGISLRSKAPIVDDNNQVIGIVSVGYLKSHIDSLNAHTLTQIVASIVLLLMALFIFSWLLSKNLKRQMFSLEPKEIALLVRQQKALLEAIYEGVIAIDPQLRIITINHAARELLDLRQPANNLLGQHIGEIIQSQPDFFAAAQLGHDTHDEVCRFNHVRVIASRVRIMQEEELQGWVISFRDKNDINTLSSQLSQVKRYADNLRIMRHEQLNWTATLAGLLHMQRYDEAIRYVEAQSEGAQEILDFISQRFSSAALCGLLLGKYSSAREKGIELRFDPACQLRQIPAALNETELMSIIGNLLDNAFDATLQCAAPHEAVELYINDSSNELVIEVADRGTGIAPQVRDTLFEQGVTTKDKGDHGIGLHLVASHVAQAHGSIEVSDNDPHGAIFSLFIPKA; encoded by the coding sequence ATGCACATCAAACTCTCTTTTCATATCAAGCTGTTCCTGTGCCTGGTCGCCTTTTCCTGCGTGTTGCTGACGCTGATCGGGGGTTACACTTACTACAAACTGGATGCGCAGTTGCACCGGGACCTGGGTGCCCGTGCCCAAGTGCAGGCACGTGAGATTGCGCTGATCCCCTCCCTAGTCACCGCAGTTGAAAATAACGACACGCAATACATTGCTGCGCTGATGAAAAAAATCCGCGCCAGCAGCGATGCCAGCTATATTGTGATCGGCGATAGCCATACCATGCACCTTTACCATTCCGAACATGCCGATCGTTTGGGAACCCCCATGGTAGGGGGCGATAATAAAGAAGTGCTGGAAGGCAAAAGTATTATCTCGATCCGCAATGGGGGGATCGGTATTTCATTACGCAGCAAGGCACCGATTGTCGATGACAATAACCAGGTGATCGGTATTGTTTCCGTCGGTTATCTTAAATCCCATATCGACAGTTTAAATGCCCATACGCTGACCCAGATCGTGGCCTCGATCGTCTTGCTATTGATGGCGCTGTTTATCTTTTCCTGGCTGTTATCGAAGAACCTGAAACGCCAGATGTTTTCATTAGAGCCGAAAGAGATCGCGCTGCTGGTGCGCCAGCAAAAAGCCCTGCTGGAAGCCATCTATGAAGGGGTGATCGCCATAGATCCGCAACTGCGCATCATCACGATTAACCACGCCGCGCGTGAGCTGCTGGATCTGCGCCAACCGGCCAATAATCTGCTGGGCCAGCACATCGGTGAGATCATCCAGTCGCAGCCCGATTTCTTTGCCGCAGCGCAACTGGGGCACGACACCCATGATGAGGTGTGCCGTTTCAACCATGTGCGAGTGATTGCCAGCCGGGTGCGGATCATGCAGGAAGAAGAGCTACAGGGCTGGGTGATCAGTTTCCGCGACAAGAACGACATCAACACCCTCAGCAGCCAGCTTAGCCAGGTAAAACGCTATGCCGATAACCTGCGCATCATGCGCCACGAACAGCTGAACTGGACGGCCACGCTCGCCGGATTACTGCATATGCAACGTTATGACGAAGCCATCCGCTATGTGGAAGCCCAGTCGGAAGGCGCACAGGAGATCCTCGATTTTATTTCCCAGCGCTTCAGCTCCGCCGCGTTGTGTGGCCTGCTGTTGGGCAAATACTCCAGCGCGCGAGAAAAAGGCATTGAGCTCCGTTTCGATCCCGCTTGCCAACTGCGCCAAATCCCCGCCGCGCTGAATGAAACCGAGCTGATGTCGATTATTGGCAACCTGCTGGATAACGCGTTCGATGCTACGCTGCAATGCGCAGCACCGCACGAAGCGGTAGAACTCTATATCAATGACAGCAGCAACGAGCTGGTGATCGAAGTTGCCGATCGCGGCACCGGGATTGCACCGCAGGTTCGTGATACGCTGTTTGAACAAGGCGTGACAACCAAAGATAAGGGCGACCACGGTATCGGCCTGCACCTGGTGGCTAGCCACGTCGCTCAGGCGCATGGCAGCATCGAAGTGTCGGACAACGATCCGCACGGCGCCATTTTCTCGCTGTTTATCCCCAAAGCTTAA
- a CDS encoding response regulator, with the protein MQPETLDVLIVEDEPQLATLHAEFLEKNFNLRVVAYAATLAEARAKVNAHQPRLILLDNFLPDGQGIALMEEAAVKKPGCSVIFITAASDMNTCSQAIRNGAFDYIIKPVSYKRLRNSLERFMQFVQTQRTFKVIDQSSVDALYNLQSKQFSNEPSAKGIETITLELVQALFIEQPEVAHAVEDVVSHAGISKTTARRYLEYCVATQFVHVEMLYGNIGHPRRLYRKA; encoded by the coding sequence ATGCAACCTGAGACACTGGACGTTCTGATCGTGGAAGACGAGCCGCAACTGGCCACGCTGCACGCCGAATTTCTTGAGAAAAATTTCAACCTGCGGGTGGTGGCTTATGCCGCTACCCTGGCGGAAGCCAGAGCAAAAGTGAATGCTCACCAGCCCCGACTGATCCTGCTGGACAACTTTCTGCCAGACGGCCAGGGAATTGCGCTAATGGAAGAAGCCGCGGTGAAAAAGCCCGGTTGCTCGGTGATTTTTATCACCGCCGCCAGCGACATGAATACCTGTAGCCAGGCGATCCGCAATGGGGCCTTCGACTACATCATCAAACCGGTATCCTATAAGCGGTTGCGCAATTCGCTGGAACGCTTTATGCAGTTTGTGCAGACCCAGCGCACCTTCAAGGTCATCGACCAGAGCAGCGTCGATGCGTTGTATAACCTGCAGTCCAAGCAGTTTTCCAACGAGCCCAGCGCCAAAGGGATTGAAACCATCACCCTGGAGTTGGTGCAGGCGTTGTTCATCGAGCAGCCGGAAGTAGCCCACGCGGTGGAAGACGTGGTGTCACACGCTGGCATTAGCAAAACCACCGCACGCCGCTATCTGGAATACTGCGTAGCAACCCAGTTTGTGCACGTTGAAATGCTCTACGGTAATATCGGTCATCCGCGCCGTTTATACCGCAAGGCTTAG
- the ompL gene encoding porin OmpL has protein sequence MSTLWGSSSNKTNTILLVAALFASASAQAGRAYLETREAYNTASELNEIILRGGYNFDGGAGVMATNAYNIGKFDQLKHSYNELEGWYPLFRPTDKWTVSPGGLVNSSSAGSGGAIYLDNNYKFLPFFNLTVRYRYNHNNYDSIDFNGNPARNDTHEIANYWNFKLSDELNYTFEPHYFIRVNDFNSKNGKSHHWEITNKFSYKIDTHWMPYLELQWLDRWNDYNKEQYRIRVGLRYTF, from the coding sequence ATGTCTACTCTCTGGGGTTCTAGCAGCAATAAAACCAATACGATACTACTGGTAGCGGCGTTGTTTGCCTCAGCAAGCGCTCAGGCCGGACGTGCCTATCTGGAAACTCGTGAGGCTTATAATACCGCCTCTGAATTAAACGAAATCATCCTGCGCGGCGGCTATAATTTTGATGGTGGAGCCGGTGTGATGGCCACCAACGCCTATAACATTGGCAAGTTTGATCAGCTCAAGCACAGCTATAACGAGCTGGAGGGCTGGTATCCATTGTTCCGGCCAACGGATAAATGGACGGTGTCCCCTGGCGGGTTGGTCAACTCGAGCAGTGCGGGATCCGGCGGTGCCATCTACCTGGACAACAACTATAAATTCCTGCCGTTTTTCAACCTGACCGTGCGTTATCGCTATAACCATAATAACTATGATTCCATCGATTTTAACGGCAACCCGGCGCGTAATGATACCCATGAAATTGCCAACTACTGGAACTTTAAGCTCAGCGATGAGTTAAATTATACCTTCGAGCCACATTACTTTATCCGGGTAAACGACTTTAACAGTAAAAATGGCAAGAGCCACCATTGGGAGATCACCAATAAGTTCAGCTATAAAATAGATACCCATTGGATGCCCTATCTGGAGCTGCAATGGCTGGATCGCTGGAACGATTATAATAAGGAGCAGTATCGTATCCGCGTAGGACTGCGGTATACCTTTTAA
- a CDS encoding MFS transporter, whose protein sequence is MANSLSYQDPVTLRLPLREKFAYGMGDFGSNLILCIGTLYLLKFYTDILGLPAIYGGVIFLIAKFFTAFTDMLTGVLLDSRRNIGAKGKFRPFIFYASLPVALLAVANFLNSGFSLNTKTVLATVLFMLFGLFYSLMNCSYGAMVPAMTKNPQERAQLAAWRQGGATLGLLLCTVGFVPIQMLFTSRPEMGYLVAAVVFATCGVFCMWWCHGGVKERYVDVVPAHHKPGIFKSFRAIFQNPPLLVLCIANLCTLAAFNIKLAIQVYYTQYVLHDIHLLSYMGFFSMGCILIGVLMVPAAVKRFGKKRVYLGGLLLWCLGDLCNYAWGDSSLSFVAFSCMAFFGTAFVNSLNWALVPDTVDYGEWKTGIRAEGSVYTGYTFSRKISAALAGLLPGIMLTQIGYIPNIEQSASVLKGLRELIFIYPCVLAMVAAVMMGFFYKLNEQLFMQIITEINNKKGNRDEQAELHPAINTTIIKEV, encoded by the coding sequence ATGGCCAACTCTTTATCCTACCAAGATCCCGTTACGCTGCGGTTGCCGCTGCGCGAAAAGTTTGCCTACGGCATGGGAGACTTCGGTTCCAACCTGATACTGTGTATCGGTACCCTGTATTTGCTGAAGTTCTATACCGATATTCTGGGGTTGCCCGCCATCTACGGCGGCGTGATCTTTTTGATCGCCAAATTCTTTACCGCTTTCACCGATATGTTGACTGGCGTCCTGCTGGATTCGCGGCGAAATATCGGTGCCAAAGGCAAGTTCAGGCCGTTTATCTTCTATGCCTCGCTACCGGTGGCTTTGCTGGCCGTGGCCAACTTCCTCAATAGCGGGTTCAGCCTGAATACCAAAACCGTCCTGGCTACCGTGCTGTTTATGCTGTTCGGCCTGTTCTACAGCCTGATGAACTGCTCCTATGGGGCGATGGTGCCAGCCATGACCAAAAACCCGCAGGAGCGCGCGCAGCTGGCCGCTTGGCGGCAGGGAGGTGCAACGCTGGGGCTGCTGTTATGCACCGTGGGTTTTGTCCCGATCCAGATGCTGTTTACTTCACGTCCGGAGATGGGCTATCTGGTTGCCGCGGTAGTGTTTGCGACCTGTGGCGTGTTTTGCATGTGGTGGTGCCATGGCGGGGTCAAAGAGCGCTACGTTGACGTGGTACCGGCACATCATAAACCTGGCATCTTCAAATCCTTCCGCGCCATTTTCCAAAACCCACCGTTGCTGGTGCTGTGCATTGCCAACCTGTGTACGCTGGCGGCGTTTAATATCAAGCTGGCGATCCAGGTCTATTACACCCAATACGTGTTGCACGATATCCATTTGCTGTCCTATATGGGTTTTTTCAGCATGGGCTGCATTCTGATTGGCGTGCTGATGGTGCCAGCGGCGGTGAAGCGTTTTGGCAAAAAGCGGGTCTACCTTGGTGGCCTGTTGCTGTGGTGCCTGGGCGATCTGTGTAACTACGCCTGGGGCGACAGCTCGCTCTCTTTCGTAGCGTTCTCCTGCATGGCCTTCTTCGGGACGGCCTTCGTCAACAGCCTGAACTGGGCGCTGGTGCCCGATACCGTTGATTACGGCGAATGGAAAACCGGCATCCGCGCGGAAGGCTCGGTGTATACCGGCTATACCTTTTCACGCAAGATCTCCGCTGCACTAGCCGGATTGTTACCCGGCATTATGCTGACGCAGATCGGCTATATTCCGAATATTGAGCAGTCTGCCTCGGTGCTGAAAGGCCTGCGCGAGTTAATCTTTATTTATCCCTGCGTATTGGCGATGGTTGCCGCCGTCATGATGGGGTTTTTCTATAAGTTAAATGAACAGCTATTTATGCAAATCATCACCGAGATTAATAACAAAAAAGGAAACCGTGACGAACAGGCCGAGCTTCATCCGGCAATCAATACGACAATAATCAAAGAAGTCTAA
- a CDS encoding MFS transporter, whose amino-acid sequence MSEANQDPVKLILPLREKFAYGMGDVGSNLLLCVGTLYLLKFYTDVLGIPAAWGGLIFLISRFFTAFTDMGTGLMLDSRRNIGPKGKFRPFILYASMPVALLVVANFIGVGASFDVTVKTVIATLIFMAFGLFFSMMNCSYGAMVPAMTKNPQERAQLAAWRQGGATVGLLLCTVAFVPILSLFDGRPQVGYLVGAAIFAFVGMLCMWWCYSGVKERYVEIPKPGAPKPGLLQSFKAIAGNKPLFVLCVANLCTLAGFNIKLAIQIYYTQYVLNDITLLSYMGFFSMGCILLGVLLVPTVVKRFGKKNVYLGGLSLWILGDAMNYMWGNTSTLFVLFSCLAFFGTAFVNSLNWALVSDTVEYGEWKTGVRSEGTVYTGFTFFRKVSQGLAGFFPGVMLAYIGYVPNVAQGPGTLEGLRQLIFLYPCGLAVLTALTMGLFYHLTEKNYLKIVGELEERKRVVSPAM is encoded by the coding sequence ATGAGTGAAGCTAACCAGGATCCGGTGAAGCTGATATTGCCCCTGCGCGAGAAATTCGCCTATGGCATGGGCGATGTCGGTTCCAACCTGCTGTTGTGTGTCGGCACGCTGTACCTGCTGAAATTCTATACCGACGTGTTGGGGATCCCCGCTGCGTGGGGCGGGCTGATCTTTCTCATCTCGCGTTTCTTTACCGCCTTTACCGACATGGGCACCGGGCTGATGCTCGATTCCCGGCGCAATATTGGCCCCAAAGGCAAATTCCGGCCATTTATCCTTTATGCCTCAATGCCGGTGGCGTTGCTGGTGGTGGCCAACTTTATCGGCGTTGGCGCCTCGTTTGATGTCACCGTTAAAACAGTGATCGCCACGCTGATCTTTATGGCGTTCGGGCTATTCTTCAGCATGATGAACTGCTCCTACGGCGCGATGGTGCCAGCGATGACCAAAAACCCGCAAGAACGTGCGCAACTGGCTGCCTGGCGGCAGGGCGGGGCGACGGTGGGTCTGTTGTTGTGTACCGTAGCGTTTGTGCCGATCCTGTCGCTGTTTGACGGGCGCCCACAGGTGGGTTATCTGGTGGGGGCGGCTATCTTCGCCTTCGTCGGCATGCTGTGCATGTGGTGGTGCTATTCCGGCGTCAAAGAGCGTTATGTCGAGATCCCGAAACCGGGTGCACCCAAGCCGGGTCTGTTGCAGTCCTTCAAGGCGATCGCCGGTAATAAACCGCTGTTCGTACTGTGCGTGGCCAACCTGTGCACGCTGGCGGGCTTCAACATCAAGCTGGCGATCCAGATTTACTACACCCAATACGTCCTCAACGATATCACCCTGCTGTCCTATATGGGTTTCTTCAGCATGGGCTGCATCCTGCTTGGGGTACTGCTGGTTCCGACGGTGGTGAAACGCTTTGGCAAGAAAAACGTCTATCTGGGCGGCCTGTCGCTGTGGATCCTGGGCGATGCCATGAACTATATGTGGGGCAATACCTCCACGCTGTTTGTGTTGTTCTCTTGCCTGGCGTTCTTCGGGACGGCCTTCGTCAACAGCCTCAACTGGGCGCTGGTATCGGATACCGTGGAATACGGTGAGTGGAAAACCGGCGTGCGTTCGGAAGGCACGGTTTATACCGGTTTTACCTTCTTTCGCAAGGTTTCCCAAGGGCTGGCGGGTTTCTTCCCTGGCGTGATGCTGGCCTATATCGGCTATGTTCCCAACGTGGCGCAGGGGCCTGGCACGCTGGAAGGCTTGCGGCAGCTGATCTTCCTCTATCCGTGTGGCCTGGCAGTGCTGACCGCATTGACCATGGGGCTGTTCTATCACCTGACGGAGAAGAACTATCTCAAGATCGTCGGTGAGCTGGAAGAGCGCAAGCGGGTGGTAAGCCCGGCTATGTAA